Proteins from a single region of Corynebacterium pseudogenitalium:
- a CDS encoding ribonuclease domain-containing protein has protein sequence MSRKSKNTAVGAVVVAAALLINTFLPNNNEGAASGDPTSCPNLPAEAWDTIDLIESGGPYPHPEDDSRFGNYERTLPEEPLGYYREYTVDTPGVHHRGLRRIVTGGGADGVVDEWYYTDNHYDTFCEVQPR, from the coding sequence GTGAGCCGAAAATCGAAGAACACCGCCGTCGGCGCCGTCGTTGTCGCCGCGGCGCTCCTGATCAACACGTTCCTGCCCAACAATAACGAGGGCGCCGCGTCGGGAGACCCCACCTCCTGCCCGAACCTCCCCGCAGAGGCCTGGGACACCATCGACCTCATCGAATCCGGCGGACCCTACCCACACCCGGAGGACGACTCGCGCTTCGGTAATTACGAGCGCACCCTCCCCGAGGAGCCACTCGGCTACTACCGCGAATACACCGTGGACACGCCGGGCGTGCACCACCGCGGGCTGCGGCGCATCGTCACCGGCGGCGGAGCCGACGGCGTCGTCGACGAGTGGTACTACACCGACAACCATTACGACACCTTCTGCGAGGTGCAGCCGAGGTAA
- a CDS encoding carbon starvation protein A has protein sequence MNSLFLVLIGLAMLLTGYLLYSKFLGQRVYKLSESYETPAHTMEDGVDYVPTNKYVLWGHHFTSVAGAAPIIGPAVAVIWGWLPAFLWVTLGTVFFAGMHDLGALWASQRHKGQSIGTLSGRYIGARGRNLFLVVIFLLLLMVNTAFAVVISNLLIATPSAVIPTWGAILVAVLIGQAIYRLKWNLPLVSVVGVVALYALMVIGDRVPLALPETVMGIPDRGIWIILLFVYAFIASMLPVWVLLQPRDYINGLQLFVGLIILYASFFIVRPEIVAPSINEAVPEGTPSIFPLLFVTIACGAVSGFHGIVASGTSAKQLDKETDARFVGYFGAVGEGLLALGTIVATTGGYKTIADWENVYNEWNAGGVNAFVEGGGALMNQGLGIPTSLSATILATMAVLFAATTMDSGVRLQRMVVGEIGQIMGVKLSGLAATIIAVGAALGLTFSTGLDGSGGMIIWPLFGTTNQLMAGLTLAVLVVILTRLRRPTLPLLIPLAFVTLMSLWAAVLQLRTLFEAGNWLLLAIDVVIIICAIWVIVEAITAISKARREPAVDWEDTPVHEPAQ, from the coding sequence ATGAACTCGCTCTTCCTCGTACTCATCGGGCTGGCGATGCTGCTCACCGGGTACCTGCTCTATTCAAAGTTCCTGGGCCAGCGGGTCTATAAGCTCTCTGAGAGCTATGAGACCCCGGCGCACACTATGGAAGACGGTGTGGACTACGTGCCCACCAACAAGTACGTGCTGTGGGGCCACCACTTCACTTCCGTGGCGGGCGCCGCGCCGATTATCGGCCCGGCAGTCGCTGTGATTTGGGGTTGGCTGCCCGCATTCCTGTGGGTGACCTTGGGAACGGTGTTCTTTGCGGGGATGCACGACTTGGGGGCGTTGTGGGCGTCGCAAAGGCATAAAGGGCAGTCGATTGGCACGTTGTCTGGGCGCTACATCGGCGCGCGTGGGCGCAATCTCTTCCTCGTGGTGATTTTCCTGCTGCTGCTGATGGTGAATACTGCGTTCGCGGTGGTGATTTCGAACCTGCTGATTGCGACGCCGTCGGCGGTGATTCCGACGTGGGGCGCGATCCTGGTGGCGGTGCTGATTGGGCAGGCGATTTACCGCCTGAAGTGGAATCTGCCGCTGGTGTCGGTGGTTGGTGTTGTGGCGCTGTACGCGCTGATGGTGATTGGTGACCGCGTGCCGCTCGCGCTGCCGGAGACGGTGATGGGTATTCCGGACCGCGGTATCTGGATCATTTTGCTGTTCGTGTACGCGTTCATTGCGTCGATGCTGCCGGTGTGGGTGCTGTTGCAGCCGCGTGATTACATCAATGGGCTGCAGCTGTTTGTTGGTCTGATTATTTTGTACGCTTCGTTCTTTATTGTGCGTCCGGAGATTGTGGCGCCGTCGATTAATGAGGCGGTGCCGGAGGGCACGCCGAGTATCTTCCCGCTGCTCTTCGTGACGATTGCGTGTGGTGCGGTGTCTGGCTTCCACGGCATTGTTGCTTCGGGTACGTCGGCGAAGCAGTTGGATAAGGAGACGGACGCGCGCTTCGTTGGGTACTTCGGTGCGGTTGGTGAGGGACTGCTGGCCCTCGGCACGATTGTGGCGACGACGGGCGGCTACAAGACGATCGCGGATTGGGAGAACGTGTACAACGAGTGGAACGCCGGTGGCGTCAACGCCTTCGTCGAAGGCGGCGGTGCGTTGATGAACCAGGGCCTGGGCATCCCGACGTCCCTGTCGGCCACGATTCTGGCCACCATGGCTGTCCTCTTCGCTGCGACCACGATGGACTCTGGTGTGCGTCTGCAGCGCATGGTGGTCGGCGAGATCGGCCAGATTATGGGTGTGAAGCTCTCCGGCCTGGCAGCCACGATCATCGCGGTGGGAGCGGCGCTGGGCTTGACGTTCTCCACGGGCCTCGACGGCTCCGGCGGCATGATCATCTGGCCGCTGTTCGGCACCACGAACCAGCTGATGGCCGGGCTGACCCTGGCAGTCCTGGTGGTCATCCTGACCAGGCTGCGTCGCCCGACGCTGCCACTGCTGATCCCGCTGGCGTTCGTCACGCTGATGTCGCTGTGGGCGGCGGTGCTGCAGCTGCGCACCCTCTTCGAGGCGGGCAACTGGCTGCTGCTCGCCATCGACGTCGTCATTATTATCTGCGCGATCTGGGTCATCGTTGAGGCGATCACCGCGATCAGCAAGGCGCGCCGCGAGCCAGCCGTCGACTGGGAGGACACGCCGGTCCATGAGCCTGCGCAGTAA
- a CDS encoding cory-CC-star protein, with the protein MSLRSKLAALGAGLSEFYQAPYRREFARAAREEDDLFTMLVASEMLGIPNPASYYTLELLPLLYDDFHAWHTRMGMEHSPLDGISCC; encoded by the coding sequence ATGAGCCTGCGCAGTAAGCTGGCCGCGCTCGGCGCGGGCCTCAGCGAGTTCTACCAGGCGCCCTACCGCCGCGAATTCGCCCGCGCCGCACGCGAGGAGGACGACCTGTTCACCATGCTCGTCGCCTCCGAAATGCTCGGCATCCCGAACCCCGCCAGCTACTACACGCTCGAACTCCTCCCCCTGCTTTACGACGACTTCCACGCCTGGCACACCCGCATGGGCATGGAACACTCACCACTCGACGGAATCTCATGTTGCTAG
- a CDS encoding ArsA family ATPase, translating into MLLDAPVMFFGGKGGVGKTTISAATAVRLAARRHRVLLVSTDPAHNLGHIWNTSLHDAPTALEPNLHAIELDPATITDQHLRAVGESMRAMMPERLHREVDRHLEMSRHSPGMHEAALLERIADLVAERGDYDHIIFDTAPSGHTSRLMALPEVMAAYTDGLLARRDKSDKFSELVRGMGGTSGNSGSPVDRRNQQIRSTLLKRRRKFERLRTVLTDPAQCVFHIVLTAERLPVMESMEFYEELTSHGVHVGGAVVNRRTPDEAGSFLAGRREVEARALELLDLPVPILELPWLPGEIGTRGALEQIAGFLST; encoded by the coding sequence ATGTTGCTAGACGCCCCAGTCATGTTCTTCGGCGGGAAAGGTGGCGTCGGCAAGACGACCATCTCCGCCGCCACAGCCGTGCGCCTCGCCGCGCGCCGCCACCGCGTCCTCTTAGTTTCAACGGACCCCGCACACAACCTCGGGCACATTTGGAACACCTCGCTTCACGACGCCCCCACCGCCCTCGAACCGAACCTCCACGCCATCGAGCTCGACCCAGCAACCATCACCGACCAGCACCTGCGTGCCGTCGGCGAATCGATGCGCGCCATGATGCCCGAACGCCTCCACCGCGAAGTAGACCGCCACCTGGAGATGTCACGACACTCCCCCGGCATGCACGAGGCCGCCCTCCTCGAGCGCATCGCGGACCTTGTCGCAGAGCGCGGCGACTACGACCACATTATCTTCGACACCGCCCCCTCCGGCCACACCTCCCGCCTCATGGCGCTCCCCGAGGTCATGGCCGCCTACACCGACGGCCTCTTGGCCCGGCGCGATAAGTCCGATAAGTTCAGCGAGCTCGTCCGCGGGATGGGCGGCACTTCCGGGAACAGCGGCTCCCCTGTCGACCGCCGCAACCAGCAGATCCGCTCCACACTGCTGAAGCGCCGCCGCAAGTTCGAGCGCCTGCGCACTGTCCTCACCGATCCCGCCCAGTGCGTCTTCCACATCGTGCTGACCGCGGAGCGCCTGCCGGTCATGGAGTCGATGGAGTTCTACGAGGAGCTCACGTCCCACGGCGTGCACGTCGGCGGGGCCGTGGTGAACCGCCGCACGCCAGATGAGGCCGGCTCTTTTTTGGCGGGACGCCGCGAGGTGGAAGCGCGAGCGCTGGAGCTGCTGGACCTGCCAGTGCCGATCCTTGAGCTTCCGTGGCTTCCGGGCGAAATTGGCACGCGGGGTGCGCTCGAGCAGATCGCTGGATTCCTCTCCACGTAG
- a CDS encoding deoxyguanosinetriphosphate triphosphohydrolase, with amino-acid sequence MRVVAHTETCRKRLRSVDVYTYNAADVERRAPEAAKGAQTAPQADTRDAFARDRARVLHSAALRRLADKTQVVGPRDGDTPRTRLTHSLEVAQIARGIGTGLGLHPDLCEMAGLTHDIGHPPYGHNGENALNEAAPCGFEGNAQTLRILARLEPKIIIDATTYGLNLTRASLDAATKYPWTRTNPDGTVNRKYSAYDEDADVLAWARAGHTDSRPPMEAQVMDFSDDIAYSVHDVEDGIVSSRVSLQVLWDFVELAALAEKGAAAFGGTADSLIDAADRLRALPAIAAAADFDFTLQSWTQLKALTSELVGRYVGGVTQATLTDEANNVLGRQHGNLVVPPDVEAEVRLLKTVAVLYVMDEPAHLARQDRQRDRIFHVHEYLRAGAPGTLDTMFQQWFEAAETDLERERVIVDQIASMTESRLERTAKKAAAFDGFY; translated from the coding sequence ATGAGGGTAGTCGCTCACACAGAAACGTGCCGGAAACGTTTACGCTCAGTAGACGTGTACACCTATAACGCCGCAGACGTCGAACGCCGCGCCCCCGAAGCCGCAAAAGGCGCCCAAACCGCGCCCCAGGCGGACACCCGCGACGCGTTTGCCCGCGACCGTGCCCGCGTCCTCCACTCCGCGGCACTGCGCCGCCTCGCCGACAAAACCCAAGTCGTCGGCCCCCGCGACGGAGACACGCCCCGCACACGCCTGACCCACTCGCTGGAAGTCGCACAGATCGCGCGCGGCATCGGCACCGGACTCGGCCTCCACCCCGACCTATGCGAAATGGCCGGCCTCACCCACGATATCGGCCACCCGCCCTACGGCCACAACGGCGAAAACGCCCTCAACGAAGCCGCCCCCTGCGGCTTCGAAGGCAACGCACAAACCCTGCGCATTCTCGCGCGCCTCGAACCAAAAATAATTATCGACGCCACCACCTACGGCCTCAACCTCACCCGCGCCAGCCTCGACGCCGCCACCAAATACCCGTGGACCCGCACCAACCCCGACGGCACAGTCAACCGCAAATACTCCGCCTACGACGAAGACGCCGACGTCCTCGCCTGGGCGCGCGCCGGACACACCGATTCGCGCCCACCCATGGAAGCCCAAGTCATGGACTTTTCCGACGACATCGCCTACTCCGTCCACGACGTCGAGGACGGCATCGTCTCCTCGCGCGTGTCACTGCAGGTCCTTTGGGACTTCGTCGAGCTCGCCGCCCTCGCCGAGAAAGGTGCCGCCGCGTTTGGCGGCACCGCCGACTCCCTCATCGACGCCGCCGACCGCCTCCGCGCCTTGCCAGCCATCGCCGCAGCCGCCGACTTCGACTTCACTCTCCAGTCCTGGACCCAACTCAAAGCGCTGACCTCGGAGCTGGTGGGCCGTTACGTCGGTGGGGTCACGCAGGCCACGCTCACCGACGAAGCAAACAACGTGCTGGGCAGACAGCACGGCAACCTCGTGGTCCCGCCTGACGTGGAGGCAGAGGTCCGTCTTCTCAAGACCGTCGCCGTGCTCTATGTGATGGACGAGCCCGCGCACCTCGCTCGCCAGGACCGGCAACGCGACCGCATCTTCCACGTCCACGAGTACCTGCGCGCCGGCGCGCCGGGCACCCTGGACACAATGTTCCAGCAGTGGTTCGAGGCCGCCGAGACAGATCTGGAGCGCGAGCGCGTCATCGTGGACCAGATCGCTTCGATGACGGAGTCGCGCCTCGAGCGCACCGCGAAGAAGGCCGCCGCATTCGACGGCTTCTACTAG
- a CDS encoding TPM domain-containing protein — MTKRNYRLLAAAPLFVGGALLAVAPVAQAAAPSVSVLALQPSLLTTPVTDEAGVLTAGEVSQVEDAIAQVSAQKGRSVRVVFLDSFEGTPPSEWTEDAVRANGPNTAVIAISPNERAYSVTTGEQWSSAEADAIDQAAYARLVQSDWAGAALAAVEAAGSASAGSGGTGSGSGGGEATGLIAGGAGLAAVAGGGYWAVSRRKNKQHREAQVASARELAPGDADSLNRLPTATLDAVAQETLVAADESVQQGQEELRLATSEFGADRVRPFTAAMNSATTALQRAFRTQQALHDAIPETEPERRAMLIDIITSARTAEASLRAKTEEFNSMRGVLMRAPEEIEKVMQRTVDLRSRLEPAKQQLVALREQYPAQMLHSIDGNVELAAESLDEAEAQLDKARGLAARPAGEQGPLLDVLSAATRAVELSDHNLSAIEHADANIRTAKENLSSLIQEIRDEIEQIAQLKGAREQGADIDVTALDRVTATAREAIANIGDRNTTDPLSLYADLSDVDAQLDAEIERAEGAAHDQSRALTMFDQQMQVATTQIQSAEDMIRSRGRIISSQPRTLLAQAQREYAEAQQRRTSNTREAIEYARQATTTARRAIQAAKDDLDQYRRAQARDTANSMAQAVLWGSILSGGGNRGGGFGGGGFGGGGGFSGGGGGGGGMNTRGGTF; from the coding sequence ATGACTAAGCGCAATTACCGTCTCTTGGCCGCTGCCCCGCTGTTTGTTGGGGGCGCGTTGCTGGCCGTCGCTCCGGTGGCGCAGGCTGCAGCGCCGTCCGTGTCTGTGCTGGCACTTCAGCCCAGCTTATTGACGACGCCAGTCACCGACGAAGCTGGCGTCCTGACCGCTGGGGAGGTCTCCCAGGTTGAGGACGCTATCGCGCAGGTCAGCGCGCAGAAGGGTCGCTCGGTGCGGGTGGTGTTCCTAGATTCCTTTGAGGGAACGCCGCCGTCGGAGTGGACGGAGGACGCGGTGCGGGCCAACGGGCCGAACACGGCAGTCATCGCGATTTCGCCGAATGAGCGCGCCTACAGCGTGACTACTGGCGAGCAGTGGTCGTCAGCGGAGGCGGACGCGATTGACCAGGCTGCGTACGCGAGGTTGGTGCAGTCTGACTGGGCGGGTGCCGCGCTGGCCGCGGTTGAGGCGGCCGGCAGCGCTAGTGCTGGTTCGGGCGGCACGGGTTCGGGCTCAGGTGGCGGCGAGGCGACCGGCCTGATTGCTGGCGGTGCCGGGCTCGCCGCGGTTGCTGGTGGCGGGTACTGGGCTGTGTCGCGTCGTAAGAACAAGCAGCACCGGGAGGCGCAGGTGGCGTCGGCACGCGAGCTGGCACCCGGCGATGCGGATTCGTTGAACCGCCTGCCTACCGCCACCCTGGACGCGGTGGCGCAGGAGACGCTCGTCGCCGCTGACGAATCCGTACAGCAGGGTCAGGAGGAGCTGCGCCTGGCTACCTCCGAGTTCGGCGCGGACCGCGTGCGGCCGTTTACTGCCGCGATGAACTCGGCGACCACCGCCTTGCAGCGCGCGTTTCGCACCCAGCAGGCGCTGCACGACGCCATCCCGGAGACCGAGCCGGAGCGGCGCGCCATGCTCATCGACATCATTACGTCTGCCCGCACGGCTGAGGCGTCGCTGCGCGCGAAGACGGAGGAGTTCAACTCGATGCGCGGTGTGCTGATGCGCGCGCCGGAGGAGATCGAGAAGGTGATGCAGCGCACCGTGGATCTGCGCTCGCGGCTGGAGCCTGCGAAGCAGCAGCTGGTGGCGCTGCGGGAGCAGTACCCCGCCCAGATGCTGCACTCCATCGACGGCAACGTGGAGCTCGCCGCCGAGTCTCTCGACGAGGCCGAGGCGCAGTTGGACAAGGCCCGCGGTCTTGCCGCGCGTCCGGCCGGTGAGCAGGGCCCGCTTCTCGACGTCCTCTCCGCCGCCACCCGCGCCGTCGAACTTTCCGACCATAACTTGTCCGCCATCGAACACGCCGACGCGAACATCCGGACAGCGAAGGAGAACCTGTCCTCGCTCATCCAGGAAATCCGCGACGAGATCGAGCAGATCGCGCAGCTCAAGGGGGCACGCGAACAGGGTGCCGACATTGACGTGACCGCCCTCGACCGCGTCACCGCGACCGCCCGCGAGGCCATCGCCAACATCGGCGACCGCAACACCACCGACCCACTGAGCCTGTACGCCGACTTGAGCGACGTGGACGCCCAGCTCGACGCAGAAATCGAACGCGCCGAGGGCGCCGCCCACGACCAGTCGCGGGCGCTGACCATGTTCGACCAGCAGATGCAGGTGGCCACCACCCAGATCCAGTCCGCCGAGGACATGATTCGTTCCCGCGGCCGCATCATCAGCTCGCAGCCGCGCACCCTGCTGGCCCAGGCACAGCGCGAGTACGCGGAGGCCCAGCAGCGCCGCACCAGCAACACCCGCGAGGCCATCGAGTACGCCCGCCAGGCAACCACCACCGCGCGTCGCGCGATCCAGGCCGCCAAGGACGACTTGGATCAGTACCGCCGCGCCCAAGCCCGCGATACCGCGAACTCCATGGCGCAGGCCGTGCTGTGGGGCTCGATCCTGTCCGGCGGCGGCAACCGCGGGGGCGGCTTCGGGGGCGGAGGATTCGGTGGAGGCGGCGGCTTCTCCGGTGGCGGCGGTGGCGGCGGCGGGATGAACACCCGCGGCGGCACTTTCTAA
- a CDS encoding glycine--tRNA ligase — MSASKIDTVVNLCKRRGLVYPAGEIYGGTRSAWDYGPLGVELKENIKRQWWKHMVQSRKDTVGVDTSIILPRQVWEASGHVEVFTDPLVESLYTNKRYRADHLLEAYEEKHGHPPVNGLADIKDPETGQPGNWTEPREFSGLMKTYLGPVDDKEGLHYMRPETAQGIFVNFKNVMTSARLKPPFGIANIGKSFRNEITPGNFIFRTREFEQMEMEFFVKPGEDEEWHQYWIDNRLQWYIDLGVNPDNLRLYEHPKEKLSHYSKRTVDIEYAYNFTGSKWGELEGIANRTDYDLRTHSEKSGEDLSYFDQAANERWTPYCIEPAAGLGRAMMAFLVDAYHEEEAPNAKGGTDTRVVLKLDRRLAPVKVAVLPLSKKSELAEPAEELAAKLRQHWNVDFDTSGAIGRRYRRQDETGTPFCVTFDFDSLEDGAVTVRERDTMEQERVKIDELEAYLATRLIGC; from the coding sequence ATGTCAGCCAGCAAGATCGATACCGTTGTTAACCTTTGCAAGCGCCGTGGCCTTGTGTACCCGGCCGGTGAAATTTACGGCGGTACGCGTTCTGCATGGGACTACGGTCCGCTCGGTGTCGAGCTGAAGGAAAACATTAAGCGCCAGTGGTGGAAGCACATGGTGCAGTCCCGGAAGGATACGGTCGGCGTGGATACGTCGATTATTCTGCCGCGTCAGGTGTGGGAGGCTTCGGGCCACGTGGAGGTGTTCACGGACCCGCTGGTGGAGTCGCTGTACACCAACAAGCGCTACCGTGCGGACCACCTGCTGGAGGCCTACGAGGAGAAGCACGGCCACCCGCCAGTAAACGGCTTGGCTGACATCAAGGACCCGGAGACGGGCCAGCCGGGCAACTGGACTGAGCCGCGTGAGTTCTCGGGCCTGATGAAGACGTACCTCGGCCCGGTCGACGACAAGGAGGGCCTGCACTACATGCGCCCGGAGACGGCGCAGGGCATCTTCGTGAACTTTAAGAATGTGATGACGTCCGCGCGTCTGAAGCCGCCGTTCGGCATCGCCAACATTGGTAAGTCCTTCCGCAACGAGATCACGCCGGGCAACTTCATTTTCCGTACCCGCGAGTTTGAGCAGATGGAGATGGAGTTCTTCGTCAAGCCGGGTGAGGACGAAGAATGGCACCAGTACTGGATTGATAACCGCCTGCAGTGGTACATCGACCTGGGCGTTAACCCGGATAATCTGCGCTTGTACGAGCACCCGAAGGAGAAGCTGTCGCACTACTCGAAGCGCACTGTCGACATCGAGTACGCCTACAACTTCACCGGCTCCAAGTGGGGCGAGCTCGAGGGCATCGCGAACCGCACGGACTACGACCTGCGCACGCACTCCGAGAAGTCCGGCGAGGACCTGTCCTACTTCGACCAGGCAGCAAACGAGCGCTGGACGCCGTACTGCATCGAGCCAGCCGCTGGCCTTGGCCGTGCGATGATGGCCTTCCTTGTCGACGCCTACCATGAGGAAGAAGCCCCGAACGCCAAGGGTGGCACGGATACCCGCGTGGTGCTGAAGCTGGATCGCCGCCTGGCGCCGGTGAAGGTTGCTGTGCTGCCGCTGTCCAAGAAGTCCGAGCTTGCCGAGCCCGCTGAGGAGCTCGCCGCGAAGCTGCGCCAGCACTGGAACGTCGACTTCGATACCTCCGGCGCGATCGGCCGCCGCTACCGCCGCCAGGACGAGACCGGTACGCCGTTCTGCGTGACCTTCGACTTCGACTCGCTTGAGGATGGCGCCGTGACCGTCCGCGAGCGTGACACGATGGAGCAGGAGCGCGTCAAGATCGACGAGCTCGAGGCATACCTGGCTACCCGCCTGATCGGCTGCTAG
- a CDS encoding Fur family transcriptional regulator — MPSSNNPVRKLGPRMTRQRQAVVDALKDIDKFSPAKDIHAALVDRNEQVGLTTVYRTLQGLAEIGAVDVIQSPEGETLYRHCLTEHHHHHLVCVKCGTSEEIEGGPVESWAEATAKEHGFTLVAHEAEIYGICSTCQA; from the coding sequence ATGCCAAGCTCGAATAACCCCGTCAGGAAACTCGGCCCGCGCATGACCCGCCAGCGCCAGGCCGTCGTGGACGCGCTGAAAGACATTGACAAGTTCAGCCCCGCCAAAGACATCCACGCAGCGCTAGTCGACCGCAACGAGCAAGTCGGTCTCACCACCGTCTACCGCACGTTGCAGGGGCTCGCAGAAATCGGCGCCGTTGACGTCATCCAAAGCCCAGAGGGCGAAACCCTCTACCGGCACTGCCTCACCGAGCACCACCACCATCACCTCGTGTGCGTCAAGTGCGGCACCAGCGAGGAGATCGAAGGCGGCCCCGTCGAGTCCTGGGCTGAGGCCACCGCCAAAGAGCACGGCTTCACGCTCGTCGCCCACGAAGCAGAAATCTACGGCATCTGCAGCACCTGCCAGGCCTAA
- a CDS encoding isoprenyl transferase produces the protein MSRPQISPEFIPRHIALVMDGNGRWAQERGMKRTEGHKRGEAVLLDCVDACIEMGSVEWLSAYAFSTENWRRAASEVRFIMGFSRDVLHRQREELHEKNVRIVWAGRRPRLWRSVLRELEAAEELTQDNTGLTLAMCINYGGRAEIIDGARQLAKDARDGKIAPGDITEKTFAKYMYRPDMPDVDLFLRPSGEKRTSNFLLWQSAYAEMVYQDKLFPDFTKDDMFDAVYEYAKRDRRFGGAVDKFD, from the coding sequence ATGAGCAGACCGCAGATTTCCCCGGAGTTTATTCCTCGTCATATCGCGTTGGTGATGGACGGTAACGGCAGGTGGGCGCAGGAGCGCGGCATGAAGCGCACCGAGGGCCACAAGCGCGGTGAGGCGGTGCTGCTGGACTGCGTGGATGCCTGCATTGAGATGGGGTCGGTGGAGTGGCTGTCGGCGTACGCGTTCTCGACGGAGAACTGGCGCCGCGCGGCCTCGGAGGTGCGGTTCATCATGGGCTTTTCGCGCGATGTGTTGCACCGCCAGCGCGAGGAGCTGCACGAGAAGAACGTGCGCATCGTGTGGGCGGGGCGCCGCCCGCGGCTGTGGCGCTCGGTGCTACGCGAGCTCGAGGCCGCTGAGGAGCTCACGCAGGACAACACGGGGCTCACACTTGCGATGTGCATCAATTACGGTGGTCGCGCCGAGATTATCGACGGCGCCCGCCAGCTTGCCAAGGACGCTCGGGACGGCAAGATTGCGCCTGGGGATATTACGGAGAAAACGTTCGCGAAGTATATGTACCGGCCGGATATGCCGGACGTGGACCTGTTCTTGCGGCCGAGTGGGGAGAAGCGGACGTCGAACTTCTTGCTGTGGCAGTCGGCGTACGCGGAGATGGTCTACCAGGATAAGCTTTTCCCGGACTTCACTAAGGACGACATGTTCGACGCCGTGTACGAGTATGCGAAGCGGGACAGGAGGTTCGGAGGGGCCGTCGATAAGTTTGATTAG
- the recO gene encoding DNA repair protein RecO translates to MASRRGRGAGRPSWRDRAFVVRTYDFGEADRVVVLLTRDHGLVRGVAKGVRKARSRFGSRLQPFVEVDVQVYPGRGLSTITSADTVAFYGHAIIDDFDRYAAGCAMLEAAEKLSFDQEDPELFALLQEGFERLQSPTHPTLVLDAFLLKAAAHAGWKMSLFNCANCQAPGPHKAFHAAAGGAVCTLCRPPGAMDVDPEVLHSMWLLEHDHVCSEEFAEQVHRATSAHLQFYLGAGLTSLRVMKQA, encoded by the coding sequence TTGGCTTCTAGGAGAGGTCGCGGCGCGGGGAGGCCGTCGTGGCGTGATCGTGCGTTTGTGGTGCGCACGTACGATTTCGGGGAGGCGGATCGCGTTGTTGTGTTGTTGACGCGCGATCATGGCTTGGTGCGGGGTGTGGCGAAGGGGGTGCGCAAGGCGCGGTCGCGGTTCGGGTCGCGCTTGCAGCCGTTCGTCGAGGTGGATGTGCAGGTTTATCCGGGCAGAGGCTTATCGACGATCACTAGCGCCGATACCGTCGCGTTTTATGGTCACGCGATCATTGATGACTTCGATAGGTACGCGGCGGGTTGCGCGATGTTGGAGGCTGCGGAGAAGCTGTCCTTTGACCAGGAGGATCCGGAGTTATTTGCGCTGCTGCAGGAGGGCTTTGAGCGTCTGCAGTCGCCGACGCACCCGACCTTGGTGCTGGACGCGTTTTTGTTGAAGGCGGCGGCGCACGCGGGCTGGAAGATGAGCCTGTTTAACTGCGCGAACTGTCAGGCGCCGGGGCCGCATAAGGCGTTTCACGCGGCGGCTGGCGGCGCGGTGTGCACGCTGTGCAGGCCGCCGGGGGCGATGGATGTGGACCCGGAGGTGCTGCATTCGATGTGGCTGTTGGAGCATGACCATGTGTGTTCGGAGGAGTTCGCGGAGCAGGTGCACCGGGCGACGTCTGCTCACCTGCAGTTTTATTTGGGGGCGGGGTTAACAAGTTTGCGAGTGATGAAGCAGGCATAA